The DNA region TTAAGCCCCCCTGAATCCGGTACATCATAATACATACCGCCCGTCTGCTGTGCGATATGACGCAGCAAGTCGGTTCCGGAAGGGTCTACCAGACTCAGACCCACCGTATTGACAGCAATCTGTTCATTCGCATACTCCGACAAAATGCCAGATGTGTCTACATCACTGAATCCATCGGACAGCAAGATTGCTACCGTTCCGCGTTTCGGGTCCTGTTTGCCTTTAATCTGTTCCATCGCTTCCCGCAGCACGGCATCGAAATTGGTTCCGCCCGAGGTTGTCACGATGCCGTCAATTTTGCTGTATACCTCATTTTTGGCAGCTTCACTGTCCAACTGGATGAACGGCTGCAACAACTGTGGCTGATCATCAAAGGTAATAACTGCGACCTGCTTGTCGCTCTCCATCTGACTGATCAGCGTTTTCGCTGCTTCAAATCGGCCGTTATCCGGGTCCGTATCGGTCATGCTGCCTGAATTATCAATCATCAGTATAATATCTTTGACTTGCTTCGCACCGCCTGGGTTAATCTGATAAAGCAATTGCAGGGCAAGTCCAACAACAAACAACAGTGCAAGCGTTGCCGGAACAAGCAACTTCCAGGATAAGCCCAGATACCGCAGCTTCCAGGAAGAACCGTTCAGCTTGGGCGAGATCATTTCTGCGAGTAAGCAGAACAACCCTACGCTCAGCGCCAGGACGCCAAAGTATAATCCCATCAGCAATAAACGGGGCATTTCCCCAAGCCACTGACGCAGCATGATTTCTCCTGCCGCAAAGCCCACGGCCCCGCCGATCAGGCTGAACAGGACCAGGAGAAGATTAATTTTTCGCTGCATGTGTGCATGCATCCTTTCCAAACCAGCCTTTAATCGACTGAATTATTACGAGATATCAGGTGACAAAACATGTTCTAATTCCATCATGCCCTGGACGGAGAACAGATGAACGTTAATCCATTGGAGACACAGACACACAGCACGTACACAACGATCACATTGCACTGCACATTGCCCATTCCATGGATAGGCCCAATCTGTACCTCCCTTCCGTCCAT from Paenibacillus sp. JNUCC-31 includes:
- a CDS encoding vWA domain-containing protein → MQRKINLLLVLFSLIGGAVGFAAGEIMLRQWLGEMPRLLLMGLYFGVLALSVGLFCLLAEMISPKLNGSSWKLRYLGLSWKLLVPATLALLFVVGLALQLLYQINPGGAKQVKDIILMIDNSGSMTDTDPDNGRFEAAKTLISQMESDKQVAVITFDDQPQLLQPFIQLDSEAAKNEVYSKIDGIVTTSGGTNFDAVLREAMEQIKGKQDPKRGTVAILLSDGFSDVDTSGILSEYANEQIAVNTVGLSLVDPSGTDLLRHIAQQTGGMYYDVPDSGGLNLAFQQIYDTIDERTLVTERTGMMEHSTYLAIFRVAAILLIGVALGVSLGLVFDNRHLALSFGVGGAVSGLLAGLLLEWGLDGSTVGDTFVRFGAMLILSAVLTLFSWIIPIKENTPRKSRGRREAGGGTSSVEGFGQRARDTRSKGF